Proteins encoded together in one Solanum lycopersicum chromosome 7, SLM_r2.1 window:
- the LOC101258169 gene encoding fimbrin-5 — MSGFVGVVVSDQWLHSQFTQVELRGLHSNFVSASNESGKATLGNLPPVMCKLKALKDILSADDISRILSESATDATQEIDFESFLRLYLDLQGRATAKLGNTKLKTSSSFLKARTTTIRHNISESEKTSYVAHINNFLREDKFLKDFLPIDPSGNALFELVKGGVVLCKLINVAVPGTIDERAINTKKVLNPWETNENHTLCLNSAKAIGCTVVNIGTQDLVEARPHLVVGLISQIIKIQLLADLNLKKTPQLVELVEDSKDVEELIGLSPEKVLLKWMNFHLKKAGYTKQVNNFSSDLKDGEAYAHLLNALAPEHGTTNTLDTKDPTERANLIIEQAEKLDCKRYVTPQDIVEGSPNLNLAFVAQIFQHRNGLSVDTKKISFAEMMEDDDQTSREERCFRLWINSLGTDTYINNLFDSVRTGWVLLEVLDKIAPGSVNWKQATKPPIKMPFRKVENCNQVIRIGKELNFSLVNVAGNDIVQGNKKLILAFLWQLMRFTMLQLLKNLRFHAQGKEITDADILNWANKKVKSAGRKSQIDSFKDKSLSNGMFFLDLLSAVEPRVVNWSVVTKGETDEDKKLNATYTISVARKLGCSIFLLPEDIIEVNQKMILTLTASIMYWSLQHKADTPETIPEEDIAASDESPAAPNDGENASS, encoded by the exons ATGTCTGgttttgttggtgttgttgtttcTGATCAATGGCTTCATAGCCAATTCACACAAGTCGAACTCCGTGGCCTTCATTCCAAT TTTGTTTCTGCATCGAATGAATCTGGGAAGGCCACACTGGGCAATCTACCACCTGTTATGTGCAAGCTTAAGGCCTTGAAGGATATTCTCTCTGCAGATGACATTAGCCGCATATTAAGCGAGTCAGCTACTGATGCGACTCAAGAGATTGATTTTGAATCCTTTCTTCGG TTATATCTAGATTTACAAGGACGAGCAACTGCTAAATTGGggaatacaaaattaaaaacgtCGTCCTCTTTCCTCAAGGCCAGAACAACTACAATTCGTCACAATATTAGTGAATCAGAAAAGACATCATATGTTGCACACATCAATAACTTTCTCAGAGAAGACAAGTTTTTGAAGGATTTTCTTCCTATAGATCCATCTGGCAATGCACTCTTTGAACTCGTGAAAGGTGGCGTTGTTCTGTG TAAGCTTATCAATGTTGCCGTCCCTGGTACTATAGATGAGCGTGCTATCAATACGAAAAAGGTTCTTAATCCATGGGAGACAAATGAGAATCACACTCTTTGCCTCAATTCTGCAAAAGCAATCGGTTGCACAGTCGTCAATATTGGCACACAGGATTTAGTCGAAGCAAGA CCTCATCTGGTTGTTGGGCTGATTTCTCAAATTATCAAG atacAACTATTAGCTGATCTCAATTTGAAGAAAACTCCGCAACTTGTGGAACTGGTGGAGGACAGCAAG GATGTGGAGGAGCTCATAGGTTTATCTCCAGAAAAGGTTTTATTGAAATGGATGAACTTCCATCTAAAGAAGGCAGGCTATACGAAGCAAGTCAATAATTTTTCGTCTGATTTAAAG GACGGAGAGGCCTATGCTCATTTACTCAATGCTCTTGCACCTGAGCATGGTACAACCAACACACTAGATACTAAAGATCCAACTGAAAGAGCAAATTTGATTATTGAGCAAGCAGAGAAACTCGATTGCAAAAGATATGTTACTCCACAGGATATTGTTGAGGGATCCCCAAACTTAAATCTTGCATTTGTTGCACAAATATTCCAACACAG GAATGGATTGTCAGTGGACACCAAGAAAATATCTTTTGCTGAGATGATGGAAGATGATGATCAAACATCTCGAGAAGAAAGATGCTTCCGGTTGTGGATTAACAGCCTTGGAACTGATACCTACATAAATAATCTATTTGACAGTGTCCGGACTGG ATGGGTGCTTCTCGAGGTACTCGATAAAATTGCACCTGGATCAGTCAACTGGAAGCAGGCAACAAAACCCCCAATTAAGATGCCTTttagaaaagttgagaactGCAACCAAGTCATACGGATTGGAAAAGAACTAAATTTCTCCCTTGTGAATGTAGCTGGAAACGATATTGTACAAGGAAACAAGAAGCTCATATTAG CCTTTTTGTGGCAGCTAATGAGGTTCACAATGCTGCAACTGTTAAAAAACTTGAGGTTTCATGCCCAAGGAAAGGAAATAACAGATGCTGACATCCTAAATTGGGCAAACAAAAAAGTGAAGAGTGCAGGCAGAAAATCTCAAATAGATAGCTTCAAG GACAAAAGTCTATCAAATGGGATGTTTTTCCTAGACCTTCTTAGTGCAGTGGAGCCAAGGGTCGTGAATTGGAGCGTTGTAACCAAGGGGGAAACAG ACGAGGATAAGAAGCTTAATGCAACTTACACAATCAGTGTTGCACGGAAACTTGGATGCTCCATCTTCTTATTGCCAGAGGATATAATAGAG GTAAACCAGAAGATGATCCTTACTCTCACAGCAAGCATCATGTATTGGAGCTTGCAACATAAAGCTGATACTCCAGAGACCATCCCTGAAGAAGACATTGCTGCTTCTGATGAATCTCCGGCTGCACCCAATGATGGTGAGAATGCTTCTTCCTAA
- the LOC101263331 gene encoding xyloglucan galactosyltransferase XLT2 has product MLQLNLSKRSSNSNEHHHDSSKKSKLTFELKHAFHSVKSQIPLTHCVWLLITILLQILILFFLIRSSPPHPPPSNSQQLLALNPDCQSGYVYVYDLPATFNTEFIDKCEELDPWKSRCKAVSNGGFGPSATGLERVVPEDITPAWYWTDMYAAEVIYHNRMLSHKCRIMDPEKATGFYIPFYAGLDIGKFLWFNYTAKDRDRKSEMVLDWLKEQPTFTRANGVDHFIMLGRLTWDFRRLTANDSEWGSSLLYMPSMKNVFRLSVEKHQNDDLEESVPYPTAFHPRSESDIVQWQNYIRNYDRTKLFSFVGAKREKIKNDFRGVLMDYCKSEENCLAVDCATTVCSDGAPAIMEAFLDSDFCLQPRGDGLTRRSTFDCMLAGSIPVYFWRGTFKGQYEWHLPWMAESYTVFIDHDNVRDTNGSLILQVLQQIHKDKVKEMRETLINLLPKFVYATPGKDLGSVKDAFDITIDRVLKRLKSRRDQYFDS; this is encoded by the coding sequence ATGCTGCAGCTGAATCTCTCGAAGAGATCCAGCAACAGTAACGAACATCATCATGATTCTTCTAAGAAATCCAAACTAACCTTTGAGCTCAAACACGCTTTCCACAGCGTCAAATCTCAAATCCCTTTAACTCACTGTGTATGGCTTCTCATTACCATATTACTCCAGATCTTAATCCTGTTCTTCCTCATCCGCTCCTCTCCACCTCATCCACCGCCCTCCAACTCACAACAGCTGCTAGCACTCAACCCGGACTGTCAATCCGGTTATGTTTACGTCTACGACCTACCTGCTACTTTTAACACGGAGTTTATTGACAAATGTGAGGAACTAGACCCGTGGAAATCGCGTTGTAAAGCGGTTTCCAACGGTGGGTTCGGGCCCAGTGCTACTGGGCTCGAACGCGTTGTACCGGAAGATATCACTCCAGCTTGGTACTGGACTGACATGTATGCTGCGGAGGTTATTTATCATAACAGAATGTTGAGTCATAAGTGCAGGATTATGGATCCGGAAAAAGCAACAGGCTTTTATATTCCGTTTTACGCCGGACTTGATATTGGGAAGTTTTTATGGTTTAATTATACGGCGAAAGATCGAGATCGGAAAAGTGAAATGGTTCTCGATTGGCTTAAAGAGCAGCCGACTTTCACTAGAGCTAACGGAGTAGATCACTTCATTATGCTTGGTCGATTAACTTGGGATTTCAGACGATTAACTGCGAACGATTCAGAATGGGGATCGAGTTTGCTCTACATGCCATCGATGAAGAATGTGTTCCGTTTATCAGTTGAAAAGCATCAAAACGATGATTTAGAAGAAAGCGTACCTTATCCAACAGCTTTTCACCCGAGATCTGAATCCGATATAGTTCAATGGCAGAATTACATCCGGAACTACGACCGTACAAAACTCTTCTCCTTCGTCGGAGCTAAGCGTGAGAAAATCAAAAACGATTTCCGAGGAGTACTAATGGATTACTGTAAATCCGAAGAAAACTGCCTCGCCGTCGACTGCGCCACCACCGTCTGTTCCGACGGAGCACCAGCGATTATGGAAGCGTTTCTAGATTCCGATTTCTGCTTACAGCCACGAGGAGATGGGTTAACTAGACGATCTACTTTTGACTGTATGTTAGCTGGTTCAATCCCGGTTTATTTCTGGAGAGGAACATTTAAAGGTCAGTATGAATGGCATCTGCCATGGATGGCGGAGAGCTACACAGTATTCATCGATCATGATAATGTGAGAGATACAAATGGAAGTTTGATTTTGCAAGTTTTGCAACAGATTCATAAAGATAAAGTGAAGGAAATGAGAGAGACATTGATtaatcttcttcctaaatttgttTACGCAACTCCAGGTAAAGATTTAGGAAGTGTTAAAGATGCATTTGATATCACCATTGATAGAGTATTGAAGAGATTGAAATCTCGCAGAGATCAGTATTTTGATTCGTAA